In Gossypium arboreum isolate Shixiya-1 chromosome 6, ASM2569848v2, whole genome shotgun sequence, the following are encoded in one genomic region:
- the LOC108484130 gene encoding protein PEROXIN-4-like, translating to MQASRARLFKEYKEVQREKAADPDIQLGPSETPYEGGVFQLAFAVPEQYPLQPPQVRFLTKIFHPNVHFKTGEICLDILKNAWSPAWTLQSVCRAIIALMAHPEPDSPLNCDSGNLLRSGDLRGYQSMARMYTRLAAMPKKG from the exons ATGCAG GCATCAAGAGCGAGGTTGTTCAAGGAATACAAAGAGGTTCAGCGAGAGAAGGCGGCTGATCCCGATATTCAACTA ggacCATCTGAGACACCTTATGAAGGCGGAGTCTTCCAGCTTGCTTTTGCTGTCCCTGAGCAGTACCCTTTGCAGCCTCCTCAAGTGCGGTTCTTGACAAAAATATTTCATCCCAATGTGCATTTCAAG ACAGGAGAGATTTGCCTTGATATATTGAAGAATGCTTGGAGCCCTGCATGGACACTTCAGTCTGTTTGTAGGGCTATAATAGCTTTGATGGCTCATCCGGAACCTGATAGCCCGCTTAACTGTGATTCAG GCAATCTTTTAAGGTCTGGTGATCTCAGAGGATACCAGTCTATGGCAAGAATGTACACCAGACTTGCTGCCATGCCCAAAAAAGGGTGA